In one Elephas maximus indicus isolate mEleMax1 chromosome 9, mEleMax1 primary haplotype, whole genome shotgun sequence genomic region, the following are encoded:
- the MED22 gene encoding mediator of RNA polymerase II transcription subunit 22 isoform X2, translating into MSLFGRGGIASRNLHTLLRWRLRVAEVGYTRPPSDVCPPLWVPGADWWPLGRSPPAPAMAQQRALPQSKETLLQSYNKRLKDDVKSIMDNFTEIIKTAKIEDETQVSRATQGEQDNYEMHVRAANIVRAGESLMKLVSDLKQFLILNDFPSVNEAIDQRNQQLRTLQEECDRKLIALRDEVSIDLYELEEEYYSSR; encoded by the exons atgagtTTATTTGGTAGAGGAGGTATAGCCTCCAGAAACCTGCACACTCTGCTAAGGTGGAGACTCAGAGTGGCTGAGGTCGGCTATACCCGCCCACCTTCAGATGTCTGCCCTCCGCTCTGGGTCCCAGGCGCTGACTGGTGGCCCTTGGGCCGCAGCCCCCCGGCGCCTGCCATGGCCCAGCAGAGAGCTCTGCCGCAGAGCAAGGAGACACTGCTGCAGTCCTACAACAAGCGGCTCAAGGACGACGTCAAGTCCATCATGGATAACTTCACCGAGATCATCAAGACGGCCAAG ATTGAGGACGAGACCCAGGTGTCACGGGCCACGCAGGGCGAGCAGGACAACTATGAGATGCACGTGCGAGCCGCCAACATC GTCCGAGCTGGCGAGTCCCTGATGAAGCTCGTGTCCGACCTGAAGCAGTTCCTGATCCTGAATGACTTCCCGTCGGTAAATGAGGCCATTGACCAGCGCAACCAGCAGCTGCGCACGCTGCAGGAGGAGTGTGACCGGAAGCTGATCGCCTTGCGTGATGAGGTCTCCATCGATCTCTACGAGCTTGAGGAGGAGTACTACTCGTCCAG
- the MED22 gene encoding mediator of RNA polymerase II transcription subunit 22 isoform X1 — translation MAQQRALPQSKETLLQSYNKRLKDDVKSIMDNFTEIIKTAKIEDETQVSRATQGEQDNYEMHVRAANIVRAGESLMKLVSDLKQFLILNDFPSVNEAIDQRNQQLRTLQEECDRKLIALRDEVSIDLYELEEEYYSSSSSLCEASDLPLCEAYWRLDFDSDHIDGLSAPLLVSPEPSTGPLQAAAPVHPHTGGPGPTEHA, via the exons ATGGCCCAGCAGAGAGCTCTGCCGCAGAGCAAGGAGACACTGCTGCAGTCCTACAACAAGCGGCTCAAGGACGACGTCAAGTCCATCATGGATAACTTCACCGAGATCATCAAGACGGCCAAG ATTGAGGACGAGACCCAGGTGTCACGGGCCACGCAGGGCGAGCAGGACAACTATGAGATGCACGTGCGAGCCGCCAACATC GTCCGAGCTGGCGAGTCCCTGATGAAGCTCGTGTCCGACCTGAAGCAGTTCCTGATCCTGAATGACTTCCCGTCGGTAAATGAGGCCATTGACCAGCGCAACCAGCAGCTGCGCACGCTGCAGGAGGAGTGTGACCGGAAGCTGATCGCCTTGCGTGATGAGGTCTCCATCGATCTCTACGAGCTTGAGGAGGAGTACTACTCGTCCAG CTCGAGTCTTTGCGAAGCTAGTGATCTGCCTCTGTGTGAAGCTTACTGGAGGCTGGACTTCGACTCAGACCACATCGATGGCCTCTCCGCACCCCTGCTGGTGTCCCCGGAGCCCAGCACTGGCCCCCTGCAGGCTGCGGCCCCTGTCCACCC